The DNA sequence TACAATTAATTTTAGATAAAGATGATGTTAAAGAATTTATGATTGTTGAAAAGTACTTTTTTATCTCCTCCTCTCTCTCATTAAAACTTAATTTTCCAGAAAGTAAAGAGTTAATTTCAGCTTCAATACTTACATTGTAATCTCTAACAATTGCTATGCAGCATTCATCTGAATCTAAAGATACAATTATTACAGGTTCATCTTCAATTAAAGCTTTTTTAATCCTTTCTAAATGGTATTTACTCCATTCTTCCTTTATAATGGATAATTTAGAGCCTTCAGTTAAATTTAGTGTATGATGAGAACCTTTAACATTAAATTCTTCTGGAGCTTCTGTAATTACGCCATGAACCCTTAATCGTTTCATTTCCTTATCAAAATAAACATTTTTAACTTTTAATTGAATATTTATAGGAATTCTTCGACTTGAAGGTCTTCCAACTCTATCAGATTTAAATTCTCTTGTTGTTTTAGCGTAAATTAAATCATTTTCTTCAATAATATTGTATAAAACCCATAAATCATTTAGGTTAGTTACTATTAAAGCAATTAAACCATGCTTTAAATCTTCTTTAAGAATTTTCATTTTTAAACATCAAGTTAAAATTTTTGTTCCTATTTTTTCTCCTTTAATAACTTTAATTAAATTAGAAGGGTTTCTCCCATTAATTATCCATGTTGGAATTTTTGAACGTTCAATTATTTTTATAGCCAATAAATCTAAAAGTTTATATGTTCCAGCTTTAACTTCGCTTGAAGAGAGAATTTCTTGAAGCTGATTTATATTAACTTCTTTTAACAGTTTCGCTTCAGGATCTTTTTTTGGATCCTTAGTATAAACACCATCAACATCAGTAACGTTAATTAGTAAATCAGCTTTAATTGATTCAGCTATTAAAGCAGCTACAGCATTTGTTGAATGCCCTGGTTGAAGACCTCCCATAACTATAATTTTTTCTAAAGGAAGCAAACTTTGAAACTCCTCTAAAGTTTCAGGAATTTTAGGTGCAGCTAAATCGTTTAAACTTGCTATAAGCAATTTAGCGTTCAACCTGCTTACTAAAATTCCAAGTTGATCACAAAAACTTTCTGAAGCCCCAAGTTTTCTAGCAGCATTAATATAAACTCTAGCAGCTTCACCGCCTCCAGTTACAACCGTTAATTTATGTCCAGTTTCATGAATTTCCTTAAACTTTAATGCAAAAGAGTTAATTATTTCTTCATTAATTTTTAATGGAAAAGCGAAACCCCCAAGCTTAACAACAATTTTCATGGTTTAAATCCCTTTTTAAAGGGTTTTATTTTAACTTTTAAATTTTTTTAACAAATTTAAAAGTTTATTTAAAACTTCAAAACATTTAAAAGCGTTAAATTTTAGTTGATTAGATAGGGAAGCTTATGATATCAACTAGCACCTCAAAATTTAAGCTTAAACGTTTACTTGAGGAGTTAGCTTTAAAAAAAGGTAGAGGTACAGAGCTTATTTCTTTATATATTCCTCCAGATAGG is a window from the Candidatus Bathyarchaeota archaeon genome containing:
- a CDS encoding mRNA surveillance protein pelota, with protein sequence MKILKEDLKHGLIALIVTNLNDLWVLYNIIEENDLIYAKTTREFKSDRVGRPSSRRIPINIQLKVKNVYFDKEMKRLRVHGVITEAPEEFNVKGSHHTLNLTEGSKLSIIKEEWSKYHLERIKKALIEDEPVIIVSLDSDECCIAIVRDYNVSIEAEINSLLSGKLSFNEREEEIKKYFSTIINSLTSSLSKINCKIVIVGPGFTKEEFIKFIKLKKSELINKIVAVKNVGSSGLAGVYEALRVGIIRDVLKKSKIAEEIELVEEFLKMIAVNEDLASFGIDEVEERIIAGAVEKLLICNDKFAKAEERKKLEKLMELAENRGGKVFLIDGTHEGGKKLMAIGGIAAFLRYPKYKA
- the pyrH gene encoding UMP kinase; the protein is MKIVVKLGGFAFPLKINEEIINSFALKFKEIHETGHKLTVVTGGGEAARVYINAARKLGASESFCDQLGILVSRLNAKLLIASLNDLAAPKIPETLEEFQSLLPLEKIIVMGGLQPGHSTNAVAALIAESIKADLLINVTDVDGVYTKDPKKDPEAKLLKEVNINQLQEILSSSEVKAGTYKLLDLLAIKIIERSKIPTWIINGRNPSNLIKVIKGEKIGTKILT